Proteins found in one Paenibacillus borealis genomic segment:
- the rpoD gene encoding RNA polymerase sigma factor RpoD → MANDQHTELEAEFTLDQVKDQLIDHGKKRSSLNYKDIMEKLSPFDQDPEQMEEFYEQLSDLGIEVVNENDEEVNSLRPSEDNEDKDSDDFSFDDDLSLPPGIKINDPVRMYLKEIGRVPLLSADDEVELAMRIKNGDEEAKRRLAEANLRLVVSIAKRYVGRGMLFLDLIQEGNMGLIKAVEKFDHNKGFKFSTYATWWIRQAITRAIADQARTIRIPVHMVETINKLIRVSRQLLQELGREPSPEEIAAEMELTVEKVREIMKIAQEPVSLETPIGEEDDSHLGDFIEDQEALAPADAAAYELLKEQLEDVLDTLTEREENVLRLRFGLDDGRTRTLEEVGKVFGVTRERIRQIEAKALRKLRHPSRSKRLKDFLE, encoded by the coding sequence ATGGCGAACGATCAGCACACTGAACTGGAAGCGGAATTTACTCTGGATCAGGTTAAGGATCAGCTTATTGATCATGGTAAGAAAAGATCATCATTGAACTACAAAGATATTATGGAGAAATTATCGCCGTTTGATCAAGACCCCGAGCAGATGGAGGAATTCTACGAGCAGCTGAGCGATCTGGGGATCGAAGTTGTGAACGAGAATGATGAAGAGGTTAACAGCCTCCGGCCAAGTGAGGATAATGAGGACAAAGACAGCGATGATTTCAGCTTTGACGACGATCTGTCGCTGCCTCCGGGCATCAAGATCAACGACCCCGTACGGATGTATCTGAAGGAAATCGGGCGTGTTCCGCTGTTATCGGCTGACGATGAAGTGGAACTGGCGATGAGAATCAAGAATGGTGACGAGGAAGCGAAGCGGAGACTTGCGGAAGCGAATCTGCGGCTCGTAGTCAGTATCGCCAAACGTTATGTCGGACGCGGCATGCTGTTCCTCGATTTGATTCAGGAAGGCAACATGGGTCTGATCAAGGCCGTTGAGAAGTTCGACCACAATAAAGGCTTCAAATTCAGTACCTATGCAACCTGGTGGATCCGTCAGGCGATTACCCGCGCGATTGCCGACCAGGCGCGGACCATCCGTATTCCAGTGCATATGGTGGAAACCATCAACAAATTGATCCGGGTCTCCCGCCAATTGCTGCAGGAGCTGGGACGTGAGCCTTCGCCGGAAGAGATTGCGGCTGAGATGGAACTGACCGTTGAGAAGGTTAGAGAAATCATGAAGATTGCCCAGGAGCCGGTATCACTGGAAACACCAATCGGTGAGGAAGATGATTCGCATCTGGGAGATTTCATTGAGGATCAGGAGGCGCTTGCGCCTGCGGATGCAGCGGCTTATGAGCTGCTGAAGGAACAGCTGGAGGATGTGCTGGACACGCTCACCGAGCGTGAAGAGAACGTGCTGCGCCTGCGTTTCGGACTGGATGACGGACGGACGAGAACCCTTGAAGAAGTGGGCAAAGTGTTCGGTGTTACCCGCGAGCGTATCCGCCAGATAGAAGCCAAAGCACTGCGCAAACTGCGTCACCCGAGCCGCAGCAAGCGGTTGAAGGATTTCCTCGAATAG
- a CDS encoding YaiI/YqxD family protein has translation MVRSQERKIVVDGDACPVKQEITTVARSFGIPVLMVSSYDHVLKAEEGVTVVQVDRGADSADLYIANHISAGDVVITQDYGLAALALGKRCRVLSNRGQEYEDSKMDFMLEGRHARAVERRRGHYSKGPKAITAEEKIYFQHKLTKVLTFLQENVQL, from the coding sequence ATGGTGAGGTCCCAGGAAAGAAAGATTGTCGTGGATGGGGATGCTTGTCCGGTCAAACAGGAGATCACTACCGTGGCCCGCAGTTTTGGCATACCGGTGCTGATGGTTTCTTCTTACGATCATGTACTCAAAGCTGAAGAAGGTGTTACGGTTGTCCAGGTGGACCGCGGAGCTGACAGTGCCGATTTGTATATCGCTAATCATATTTCTGCAGGAGATGTCGTAATTACGCAGGATTATGGACTTGCTGCGCTGGCGCTGGGCAAACGCTGCAGGGTGCTCTCGAACCGGGGGCAGGAATATGAGGATTCCAAAATGGATTTTATGCTGGAGGGCAGGCATGCCCGGGCGGTAGAGCGCAGGCGCGGCCACTATTCCAAGGGGCCAAAAGCGATTACCGCAGAGGAAAAAATTTATTTTCAACATAAACTGACAAAAGTTTTAACTTTTTTGCAGGAGAATGTTCAGCTGTAG
- the dnaG gene encoding DNA primase → MKVVEVASGHGNIPEEVIESVLARHDIVDTVGKVVHLSKQGKYLWGLCPFHSEKSPSFTVTPDRGVFHCFGCGMGGNAIKFRMEIEGLSFPEAVRIMAEESDIPVPEGRGGALAPPDPERDRLIQAYDLSAKYYHYLLKNTEYGTAAMEYLRTRGFSDKMIDQFQIGYAPDRWDTLLQFLEKRSFDLAEMEKGGLLSARGEGKGYLDRFRGRVIFPIANRMGKTIAFAGRIFGEGQPKYLNSPESRLFNKSRILYNLHQSKASIRKTRQIVLFEGYGDVISAWDAGVHNGVATMGTSLTEGHVALMKSLGDEIVLSYDGDKAGQAAALKAIPLLEESGLRVKVALLPGGMDPDEFINRHGGDRFREQVIDSAVSSIKFKLIYLKKNHILLEEDGKIAYVKEALEIIAGLHSSTEREVYLREIASELELSYDSLKQDCNLLRASMQKNIPEGDNNDKRWNNGRHKKGQVQTPTLLPAYHVAERRLLSLMIQDPEAAAYVGERLGEEFNIDDHAAIAAYLYAYYAQGKPPGISRFLSSLQDDRLEKTATAISMMDTPPDWNTKVLDDCIREVQKYPLQRKIEPKREEMIQAEKSGDFLRAAQIASEILALERQ, encoded by the coding sequence ATGAAGGTGGTTGAAGTGGCTAGCGGACACGGTAATATTCCGGAAGAGGTTATCGAGAGCGTGCTGGCGCGGCATGATATTGTCGATACAGTCGGTAAGGTTGTCCATTTGTCCAAGCAGGGGAAATATTTATGGGGCCTCTGCCCGTTCCATTCGGAGAAATCCCCTTCCTTCACTGTCACCCCTGACCGGGGAGTATTTCATTGCTTTGGCTGCGGTATGGGCGGAAATGCCATCAAGTTCAGGATGGAAATCGAAGGATTGTCCTTCCCCGAAGCAGTCAGAATAATGGCGGAAGAAAGTGATATACCCGTGCCCGAGGGCAGAGGAGGGGCGCTCGCTCCACCCGATCCAGAGCGGGACCGGCTGATTCAGGCGTATGATTTATCGGCTAAGTATTATCATTATCTGCTGAAGAACACGGAATACGGCACTGCCGCCATGGAGTATTTAAGAACCCGGGGTTTCAGCGATAAAATGATTGACCAGTTTCAAATTGGCTATGCACCGGACCGTTGGGATACACTGCTGCAGTTTCTGGAGAAACGGAGCTTTGATCTCGCCGAGATGGAGAAGGGCGGGCTGCTCTCTGCCCGGGGTGAAGGCAAAGGTTATCTGGACCGTTTCCGCGGCCGAGTCATTTTTCCGATTGCCAACCGCATGGGTAAGACCATCGCCTTTGCCGGAAGAATATTTGGTGAAGGCCAGCCGAAATATTTAAACTCCCCGGAGAGCCGGTTATTCAACAAAAGCCGGATCCTGTACAACTTGCACCAGTCCAAAGCATCCATCCGCAAAACGCGGCAAATCGTCCTGTTCGAGGGATACGGTGATGTCATTTCGGCTTGGGATGCAGGTGTGCATAACGGGGTGGCGACCATGGGTACATCGCTTACCGAGGGCCATGTGGCGCTGATGAAAAGTCTGGGGGATGAGATTGTACTCTCTTATGACGGAGATAAGGCGGGACAAGCTGCAGCACTCAAGGCCATTCCACTGCTGGAAGAAAGCGGGCTGAGAGTTAAGGTTGCACTGCTCCCGGGCGGAATGGACCCCGATGAATTTATCAACCGGCATGGCGGGGACAGATTCAGGGAACAGGTCATTGACTCCGCAGTATCATCCATAAAATTTAAGCTTATATATCTGAAAAAAAACCATATACTCCTAGAGGAAGACGGCAAAATCGCCTATGTCAAGGAGGCTCTTGAGATCATTGCCGGGCTCCACTCCTCGACAGAGCGTGAGGTATATCTGAGGGAAATCGCCTCCGAGCTGGAGCTATCCTATGACAGCTTGAAGCAGGATTGCAATTTACTTCGGGCGTCCATGCAAAAAAACATTCCCGAAGGGGATAATAACGACAAAAGGTGGAATAATGGTAGGCATAAAAAAGGGCAAGTGCAGACACCTACGCTGCTGCCTGCTTACCATGTTGCGGAACGGCGCCTTTTATCACTGATGATTCAGGATCCGGAAGCGGCGGCCTATGTGGGCGAGCGCCTCGGGGAAGAGTTCAATATTGATGATCATGCGGCAATTGCCGCTTATCTATATGCCTATTATGCGCAAGGCAAACCACCCGGCATCAGCCGGTTTCTATCATCGCTTCAGGATGACCGTCTGGAGAAGACTGCTACGGCGATCTCCATGATGGATACCCCTCCGGACTGGAATACCAAGGTTCTGGACGATTGTATTCGTGAAGTGCAGAAGTATCCTCTGCAGCGCAAAATAGAACCCAAGCGTGAAGAGATGATTCAGGCGGAAAAATCCGGTGACTTTTTGCGTGCAGCACAAATAGCAAGTGAAATTTTAGCCCTAGAGAGACAATGA
- a CDS encoding tRNA (adenine(22)-N(1))-methyltransferase: protein MNNVKLSERLQLLLEQVPEGSRLADIGSDHALLPVAAVISGRVPSAIAGEVNLGPYEAAGRGVAEAGLSKQIAVRRGDGLEVLEPGEADTITIAGMGGSLIAAILERGQKQGKLAGVKTLALQPNVGEDILRRWLLGNGWVLISEHILEEDGKTYEILTAVPEGSEAGRTNEQLYQEYAPAGGKVAFDQALLLQMGPWLLQAPNEVFMAKWQGEISKLEGILTSLSRSELEAAEEKRSKISAQIKRIAEVLECLPKDRL from the coding sequence ATGAATAATGTAAAATTATCAGAACGGCTTCAGCTACTGCTGGAGCAGGTACCGGAAGGAAGCAGGCTTGCTGATATAGGTTCGGATCACGCCTTGCTGCCTGTTGCTGCAGTGATAAGCGGGCGTGTGCCCTCGGCAATTGCCGGGGAAGTGAACCTGGGACCGTATGAAGCGGCAGGCAGAGGTGTAGCTGAAGCAGGCCTCAGCAAGCAGATTGCTGTACGGCGTGGAGACGGACTTGAAGTACTGGAGCCGGGGGAAGCGGACACCATCACCATTGCCGGCATGGGCGGATCGCTAATCGCCGCTATTCTTGAACGCGGACAGAAACAGGGGAAGCTGGCCGGGGTGAAGACACTTGCGCTGCAGCCGAATGTAGGCGAGGATATTCTGCGCCGCTGGCTGCTTGGTAACGGCTGGGTGCTGATCTCGGAGCATATTTTGGAGGAAGACGGCAAAACTTATGAAATCCTTACAGCTGTCCCTGAAGGCAGCGAAGCTGGCCGGACGAATGAACAGCTGTATCAGGAATATGCGCCCGCAGGCGGCAAGGTGGCCTTTGATCAGGCTCTGCTGCTGCAGATGGGTCCTTGGCTGCTCCAAGCGCCGAATGAAGTGTTCATGGCGAAATGGCAGGGGGAAATCTCCAAGCTGGAAGGTATTCTGACCTCACTTTCGCGTTCAGAGCTGGAGGCGGCAGAAGAGAAGCGCAGTAAGATCAGTGCACAGATTAAGCGGATAGCGGAGGTGCTGGAATGTTTGCCAAAGGACAGACTGTAA
- a CDS encoding Nif3-like dinuclear metal center hexameric protein, which yields MFAKGQTVIGYMEQLAPKHLAEEWDNVGLQLGSLQKEITGVLVALDVNDSVVDEAIAQGCNLIIAHHAIIFRPVKGILTDTPMGRLYEKLIKNDIAVYISHTNLDVAEGGMNDWMAEALGIENGAPIKDIHTEQLSKLVVFVPKDHHQKVLDAILNAGAGWIGNYSHCSFNIEGYGTFMPQEGTDPYIGKQDKLERAEEIRIETIVPQPIRNKVVQAMLKAHPYEEVAYDLYSMDLKGRSLGLGRVGKLKEPATLGEFVETVKSGLDVGSVRVVGDLNRPIRKAAVMGGSGAKYYSSAIFKGADVLVTGDIDYHTAQDAHLAGIALIDPGHNAEKIMKEKVAEFLAGKLTEHKSSTVVHASKLNTEPFKFL from the coding sequence ATGTTTGCCAAAGGACAGACTGTAATAGGATATATGGAGCAGCTTGCCCCGAAGCATCTGGCGGAGGAATGGGATAATGTCGGGCTTCAGCTGGGCAGTCTGCAGAAGGAGATCACCGGCGTGCTGGTCGCGCTGGATGTTAACGACAGTGTCGTGGATGAAGCAATTGCCCAAGGCTGCAATCTGATCATCGCTCATCACGCGATTATTTTCCGGCCGGTCAAAGGCATTCTCACAGACACTCCCATGGGCCGGCTGTATGAGAAGCTGATCAAAAACGATATCGCCGTCTATATCAGCCATACCAATCTGGATGTGGCCGAGGGCGGAATGAACGATTGGATGGCCGAAGCGCTGGGGATTGAGAACGGTGCACCGATTAAGGATATTCATACAGAGCAATTGTCCAAGCTCGTTGTTTTTGTACCGAAGGATCACCACCAGAAGGTGCTGGATGCAATTCTGAACGCCGGAGCGGGCTGGATCGGCAATTATAGCCATTGCAGCTTCAACATCGAGGGATATGGCACCTTCATGCCGCAGGAGGGGACAGACCCTTATATCGGCAAGCAAGACAAGCTGGAGCGGGCTGAAGAGATCCGCATCGAGACTATAGTGCCGCAGCCCATCCGGAATAAAGTCGTGCAGGCGATGCTGAAAGCGCACCCCTATGAAGAGGTAGCATATGACCTGTATTCTATGGATCTTAAAGGCCGCAGCCTTGGACTGGGAAGAGTGGGCAAGCTTAAGGAGCCGGCCACGCTGGGAGAATTCGTAGAAACCGTTAAGAGCGGGCTGGACGTCGGCAGTGTGCGGGTTGTTGGTGATTTGAACCGCCCGATCCGCAAAGCGGCTGTAATGGGCGGTTCCGGTGCCAAGTATTACAGCAGTGCCATCTTCAAAGGAGCGGATGTGCTGGTGACTGGTGATATCGATTACCATACGGCACAGGATGCGCACCTGGCGGGTATCGCACTGATCGACCCGGGGCATAATGCGGAGAAGATCATGAAGGAGAAAGTTGCAGAGTTTCTTGCCGGTAAGCTGACGGAGCATAAGAGCAGTACTGTGGTGCATGCCTCCAAGCTGAATACCGAGCCTTTTAAATTCCTCTAA